One region of Myxococcota bacterium genomic DNA includes:
- a CDS encoding acyl-CoA dehydrogenase family protein — protein sequence MAEQIAELEAVQRAREIVPRVAASSARSEALRRLDDDAVAALREQRLGSLFTPRRFGGFELTPRAHLLAVAELGHGCSAASWVLMVCGAHTYVVGRFPERCQQEVFGADPEVLIAGTLSPQGSVRASGDGWILNGRWQFASGCDHSPWLLIGARVVEPKPGAWKHVHVVVPARDMVLDDTWHTLGMRGTGSKDLVARDVFVPAHRAVPTHPTFVGDCPEASSAVYRLPVLGALSAMVAASVLGIAERGFERFVASARERRDARSGTKARDPGVQARFSESRSELQAARLLLLHICDRFEAAMKQDAGPLSLEERIRFRADAAYVVELCQRALGRLFSASGAHAIYESSELQRIRRDLDTASHHAIVDYDSIAQLAGAVTLGVDPGEDPLGFPFA from the coding sequence ATGGCCGAGCAGATCGCCGAGCTCGAAGCCGTCCAGCGCGCGCGCGAGATCGTCCCGCGCGTGGCCGCGAGCAGCGCGCGCAGCGAGGCCCTGCGCCGGCTCGACGACGATGCCGTGGCCGCGCTGCGCGAGCAGCGGCTGGGCAGCCTGTTCACGCCCCGCCGCTTCGGTGGCTTCGAGCTCACGCCGCGTGCGCACCTGCTCGCCGTTGCAGAGCTCGGCCATGGCTGCTCGGCCGCGAGCTGGGTGCTCATGGTCTGTGGCGCGCACACCTACGTGGTCGGCCGCTTTCCCGAGCGCTGTCAGCAGGAGGTGTTCGGCGCCGATCCCGAGGTGCTGATCGCTGGAACGCTGTCACCGCAGGGCTCGGTGCGCGCCAGCGGCGACGGCTGGATCCTGAATGGCCGCTGGCAGTTCGCCAGCGGCTGCGATCACTCCCCGTGGCTCCTGATCGGTGCGCGCGTGGTGGAGCCGAAGCCCGGCGCGTGGAAGCACGTCCACGTGGTGGTTCCGGCGCGAGACATGGTGCTCGACGACACGTGGCACACACTCGGCATGCGCGGCACGGGCTCGAAGGATCTCGTCGCGCGCGACGTGTTCGTGCCCGCGCACCGCGCCGTGCCCACTCACCCGACCTTCGTCGGTGACTGTCCCGAGGCCTCGAGCGCGGTCTATCGCCTGCCGGTGCTCGGCGCGCTCTCGGCCATGGTGGCGGCCAGCGTGCTCGGCATCGCGGAGCGCGGCTTCGAACGCTTCGTGGCGAGCGCGCGCGAGCGCCGCGATGCGCGCAGCGGCACCAAGGCCCGGGACCCCGGCGTGCAAGCGCGCTTCTCCGAGTCACGTTCCGAGCTGCAGGCGGCGCGCCTGCTCCTGCTCCACATCTGTGACCGCTTCGAGGCCGCGATGAAACAAGACGCCGGCCCGCTCTCGCTGGAGGAGCGCATCCGCTTTCGCGCCGACGCGGCCTACGTGGTGGAGCTGTGTCAGCGCGCTCTGGGCCGGCTGTTCTCGGCGTCGGGCGCGCACGCCATCTACGAGTCGAGCGAGCTCCAGCGCATCCGGCGCGACCTGGACACGGCGAGCCACCACGCGATCGTCGACTACGACTCGATCGCGCAGCTCGCGGGCGCGGTGACTCTGGGCGTCGACCCGGGCGAGGACCCGCTCGGCTTCCCGTTCGCCTGA
- a CDS encoding alpha/beta hydrolase has translation MVDGQIRVADGRQVGYADYGARGDTPVLWCHGGPGSRLEPAAFEADARAQGLRLIGIDRPGYGKSSVQPGRKIADWVSDGLAVADSLGAERFVAVGVSTGGAYSLALAAASPRVIGVVACCALTDMRWPEGRRMMDKPGTGDIWAAASRETALGLATEIFGADGSKMLAPGGAIQELPPADLKLLADPQWLAGMVGGLREMFANGVQGYVDDRRADGPGWGSFEVSKVRCPVTVLHGGSDTIVPVAQARHTAEIVPGAKLDIRDELGHFSIAYEVLGAVTRLLR, from the coding sequence ATGGTGGACGGGCAGATCCGGGTCGCGGACGGGCGGCAGGTCGGGTACGCGGATTACGGCGCGCGCGGAGACACTCCGGTGCTGTGGTGTCACGGCGGGCCGGGCAGCCGGCTCGAGCCCGCCGCGTTCGAAGCCGACGCGCGCGCGCAGGGGCTGCGCCTGATCGGTATCGACCGGCCGGGCTACGGCAAGTCGAGCGTGCAGCCGGGGCGGAAGATCGCCGACTGGGTCTCCGACGGGCTCGCGGTCGCCGACTCGCTCGGCGCCGAGCGTTTCGTGGCGGTCGGCGTCTCGACGGGCGGCGCGTACTCACTCGCGCTCGCGGCGGCGTCGCCGCGCGTGATCGGCGTGGTCGCGTGCTGCGCGCTCACCGACATGCGCTGGCCCGAGGGCCGGCGCATGATGGACAAGCCGGGAACCGGCGACATCTGGGCCGCGGCCAGCCGCGAGACGGCGCTCGGGCTCGCGACCGAGATCTTCGGCGCCGACGGCAGCAAGATGCTCGCGCCCGGCGGCGCGATCCAGGAGCTGCCGCCCGCGGACCTGAAGCTGCTCGCCGACCCACAGTGGCTCGCGGGCATGGTCGGCGGGCTGCGCGAGATGTTCGCGAACGGCGTCCAGGGCTACGTCGACGACCGCCGCGCCGACGGCCCCGGCTGGGGCTCGTTCGAGGTCTCGAAGGTCCGCTGCCCGGTCACCGTGCTGCACGGCGGGAGTGACACGATCGTGCCGGTCGCGCAGGCGCGACACACGGCCGAGATCGTGCCCGGCGCGAAGCTCGACATCCGCGACGAGCTCGGTCACTTCAGCATCGCGTACGAGGTGCTCGGCGCGGTGACTCGTCTGCTGCGCTAG
- a CDS encoding citrate synthase, with protein sequence MTSDGLEGVVVADTQLSDVDGELGRLVIRGHDVEALALANDFEAVCALLWHGALPAPAEHAALRASLGRARVRAFGRLPHLGDSLEGADGMECLRAALAHLRASAIDPAELHVELTAAVAVFAAAWARKRRGVPALAPDPSLSHAADYLRMASAHGTDPARSQALDAYLVTAADHGMNASTFTARVVASTESDPVSAVVAALGALKGPRHGGAPGPVLAMLDAIGTPGRAAGWIADELAAGRRIMGMGHRVYRVRDPRAAVLERAVERLRTGGLRSDRLDLARAVEAVAVASLGERRPERRLAANVEFYTAVILDAIGLPQELFSPTFAVARVAGWLAHVDEQARGGRLIRPASRYVGPAPDTPVAA encoded by the coding sequence ATGACCTCGGACGGTCTGGAAGGCGTGGTGGTAGCCGACACCCAGCTCAGCGACGTGGACGGCGAGCTCGGGCGGCTGGTGATTCGCGGGCACGACGTGGAAGCGCTCGCGCTCGCCAACGACTTCGAGGCGGTGTGCGCGCTGCTCTGGCACGGAGCGCTGCCGGCGCCGGCGGAGCACGCGGCGCTGCGGGCCAGCCTGGGGCGCGCGCGCGTGCGCGCGTTCGGCCGCTTGCCCCACCTGGGCGACTCACTCGAGGGGGCCGACGGCATGGAGTGTCTGCGCGCGGCGCTCGCGCACCTGCGCGCCAGCGCGATCGACCCGGCGGAGCTGCACGTCGAGCTCACGGCCGCGGTGGCGGTGTTCGCGGCGGCCTGGGCGCGCAAGCGCCGCGGCGTCCCGGCGCTCGCGCCCGACCCGAGCCTCTCGCACGCTGCCGACTACCTGCGCATGGCCAGCGCACACGGCACTGATCCCGCGCGCAGCCAGGCGCTCGACGCCTATCTCGTGACCGCCGCCGATCACGGCATGAACGCCTCGACCTTCACCGCGCGCGTGGTGGCGTCGACGGAGTCGGACCCGGTGTCGGCCGTGGTGGCGGCGCTGGGCGCGTTGAAGGGCCCCAGGCACGGGGGCGCGCCCGGGCCGGTGCTGGCCATGCTCGACGCGATCGGCACGCCCGGCCGCGCGGCGGGCTGGATCGCCGACGAGCTCGCGGCGGGCCGGCGCATCATGGGCATGGGCCACCGCGTGTACCGCGTGCGCGACCCGCGTGCGGCGGTGCTCGAGCGCGCGGTGGAGCGGCTGCGCACGGGCGGTCTGCGCAGCGACCGGCTCGACCTGGCGCGCGCCGTAGAGGCGGTCGCGGTCGCGTCGCTGGGCGAGCGCCGCCCGGAGCGCCGGCTCGCGGCCAACGTCGAGTTCTACACGGCGGTGATCCTCGACGCGATCGGGCTGCCGCAGGAGCTGTTCTCGCCCACCTTCGCGGTGGCGCGCGTCGCGGGCTGGCTCGCGCACGTCGACGAGCAGGCGCGCGGCGGGCGGCTCATCCGGCCCGCGTCGCGCTACGTGGGGCCCGCGCCGGACACTCCCGTGGCCGCCTGA
- a CDS encoding citrate/2-methylcitrate synthase produces MKRDDRMSSREAADFLGIKLETLYAYASRGLVAGARAAGERGRRYTRADLEGLRARAAGPAASALRFGEPVLDTRITRLTPEGPEYRGRPAVELARAGTPFAAVAELLWTGALPERRPHWPEGPALPARELARLVPRDASPLAALALALPALAAADPLRFDARPEAVCERARRLIPRLAASLALALDPGRVPAALAATDPTRALAAALGVPARGKSLALLETALVLLADHELNASTFAARVAASTGADLYACLSAGVAALSGPLHGGASEQVEMLVREAGDPAGAAAAVRDRMRRGELLPGFGHPLYPDGDPRHPPLFAAALALAPRSPRVRTIAAIVAAMEAAGRARPNVDTSLAAACAALDLPQGLGGALFAIGRSAGWVAHVLEQSETKAVLRPRARFISD; encoded by the coding sequence ATGAAGCGGGACGACCGGATGAGCTCGCGCGAGGCGGCGGACTTCCTCGGGATCAAGCTCGAGACCCTGTACGCGTACGCGAGCCGGGGGCTGGTGGCGGGCGCGCGCGCGGCGGGCGAGCGCGGGCGGCGGTACACACGCGCCGATCTCGAAGGGCTGCGCGCGCGCGCCGCCGGGCCCGCGGCCTCGGCGCTGCGCTTCGGCGAGCCGGTGCTCGACACGCGCATCACGCGCTTGACTCCCGAGGGTCCGGAGTACCGGGGCCGGCCCGCGGTCGAGCTGGCGCGCGCGGGTACGCCGTTCGCCGCGGTCGCCGAGCTGCTGTGGACCGGCGCCCTGCCGGAGCGCCGCCCGCACTGGCCGGAAGGCCCCGCGCTCCCGGCGCGCGAGCTGGCGCGGCTCGTGCCGCGCGACGCGTCGCCGCTGGCCGCGCTGGCGCTCGCGCTGCCGGCGCTGGCCGCCGCCGACCCGCTGCGCTTCGACGCGCGCCCCGAAGCCGTGTGCGAGCGGGCGCGGCGGCTGATTCCGCGCCTGGCGGCCTCGCTCGCGCTGGCGCTCGATCCGGGGCGCGTGCCGGCGGCGCTGGCCGCGACCGATCCCACGCGCGCGCTCGCCGCTGCGCTCGGCGTGCCGGCGCGCGGCAAGTCACTCGCGCTGCTCGAGACCGCGCTCGTGCTCCTGGCCGACCACGAGCTGAACGCCTCGACCTTCGCGGCGCGCGTGGCGGCGTCGACCGGCGCCGACCTGTACGCGTGTCTCTCGGCCGGGGTCGCCGCGCTGTCCGGCCCGCTGCATGGCGGCGCCAGCGAGCAGGTCGAGATGCTCGTGCGCGAGGCGGGCGATCCGGCAGGCGCGGCCGCCGCCGTGCGCGACCGCATGCGGCGCGGCGAGTTACTGCCGGGCTTCGGCCACCCGCTCTACCCCGACGGCGACCCGCGCCACCCGCCGCTGTTCGCGGCCGCGCTGGCCCTCGCCCCCCGCAGCCCGCGCGTGCGCACGATCGCGGCGATCGTGGCGGCCATGGAGGCCGCGGGCCGGGCCCGGCCCAACGTCGACACCTCGCTGGCCGCAGCCTGCGCCGCGCTCGACCTGCCCCAGGGCCTGGGCGGCGCCCTGTTTGCGATCGGCCGGTCAGCCGGCTGGGTGGCCCACGTGCTCGAGCAGAGTGAGACGAAGGCCGTTCTGCGCCCGCGCGCCCGCTTCATCTCCGATTGA